A single region of the Malaclemys terrapin pileata isolate rMalTer1 chromosome 2, rMalTer1.hap1, whole genome shotgun sequence genome encodes:
- the LOC128831077 gene encoding paraneoplastic antigen Ma2-like: protein MSVIKAVLVAGFPEEMEPSETEESLDALRILGRVKVHTSIYSSVVKGMVALCTHSKEADLDKVPQKVQLGDTPWKILGSEQPSASAPMSLEVDPLAQKLQALMVDEKQTGEELILTFRGAPTPAAPRLMEHVTCAHRGVDCEIWREFAVPLVQEWECSDAKKRKWVLESRKGPAMQIVQALKAPQPAAMVQDYLAALESVYGAIDNSEDLYYSFCHIYQEPLEQLSDFIKRLEDLLQQTRKEGIPTKHIDSARLDLILQGT from the exons ATGTCAGTAATCAAAGCTGTGCTGGTGGCAGGGTTCCCAGAAGAGATGGAACCCAGTGAAACTGAGGAGAGTCTAGATGCACTGCGAATACTGGGGAGAGTGAAGGTCCACACCAGTATTTACAGCAGTGTAGTGAAGGGCATGGTAGCTCTATGTACTCACTCCAAAGAAGCAGATCTTGATAAGGTGCCCCAAAAGGTGCAATTGGGTGATACCCCCTGGAAAATTCTGGGGTCAGAGCAGCCCTCTGCTAGTGCACCTATGTCACTTGAGGTGGATCCTTTAGCACAGAAACTGCAAGCTCTGATGGTGGATGAGAAGCAGACTGGAGAGGAATTAATCTTGACATTCAGAGGGGCTCCAACACCTGCAGCACCCAGACTGATGGA ACATGTCACCTGTGCCCACAGAGGAGTTGATTGTGAGATCTGGAGGGAGTTTGCAGTGCCCCTTGTGCAAGAGTGGGAATGTTCTGATGCCAAGAAGAGGAAATGGGTGCTTGAGAGTCGGAAGGGACCTGCCATGCAAATTGTCCAAGCTCTGAAAGCACCCCAACCAGCTGCAATGGTGCAAGACTATTTAGCTGCTCTTGAAAGTGTCTATGGTGCCATTGATAACAGTGAAGACCTTTATTATAGTTTCTGCCACATCTATCAGGAGCCACTTGAACAATTGTCAGATTTCATCAAGAGACTAGAGGATTTGCTGCAGCAGACCCGGAAGGAAGGAATCCCCACCAAGCACATTGATTCTGCTAGGCTGGACCTGATCCTTCAGGGCACCTGA